In the genome of Streptomyces collinus, one region contains:
- a CDS encoding IclR family transcriptional regulator yields MGAQDGPTLINSVQRAMRLLEAVSAHENGAPAKQLARETRLPLATTYHLLRTLVHDGYVRKLDDGGFILGDKLQTLQSTGRAQALLSRVRPTLAALRDELATAAYLTFYEEGEIRVAEIVDGPGTPRVDLWVGFEDAGHATALGKSVLRELDEEARRDYLSRHHLADLTPRTITSLPELLRRLETPPLAPAITDLEEYSLGTVCVAVPVYSGDTVGSLGVSLPSNRLSRLPEIRERLLPTASRVTRGLSLTI; encoded by the coding sequence ATGGGTGCGCAAGACGGCCCAACGCTCATCAACTCCGTCCAGCGGGCCATGCGGCTGCTGGAGGCGGTGAGCGCGCACGAGAACGGCGCCCCGGCCAAGCAGCTGGCGCGCGAGACGCGCCTGCCCCTGGCCACGACCTATCACCTGCTGCGGACCCTGGTGCACGACGGGTACGTGCGCAAGCTGGACGACGGTGGCTTCATCCTCGGCGACAAGCTCCAGACCCTGCAGTCCACCGGGCGCGCCCAGGCGCTGCTCAGCCGGGTCCGGCCCACCCTCGCAGCCCTGCGGGACGAACTCGCGACCGCCGCCTACCTCACCTTCTACGAGGAGGGCGAGATCCGGGTCGCGGAGATCGTCGACGGCCCCGGTACCCCGCGTGTCGATCTCTGGGTGGGTTTCGAGGACGCGGGGCACGCCACCGCGCTGGGCAAGTCCGTCCTGCGCGAACTGGACGAGGAGGCCCGCAGGGACTACCTGTCCCGCCACCACCTCGCCGACCTCACCCCGCGGACCATCACCAGCCTCCCGGAACTGCTCCGGCGACTGGAGACCCCGCCGCTGGCCCCGGCCATCACGGACCTGGAGGAGTACTCCCTCGGCACGGTCTGTGTCGCCGTCCCGGTCTACAGCGGGGACACCGTCGGCTCCCTCGGTGTCTCGCTGCCGTCGAACCGGCTCTCCCGGCTGCCGGAGATCCGCGAACGGCTGCTGCCGACCGCGAGCCGCGTGACGAGAGGCCTCTCGCTCACTATCTGA
- a CDS encoding hydrogenase maturation protease — MSARLLVAGVGNIFLADDAFGPEVIRALDQDPLPPEVRVRDFGIRGMDLAYELLDGYDTAVLVDASVRGHEPGTLSLIEPDLPDGSTAGAPPEAHGMDPAKVLALAAHLGDEPLPRVLVLACEPELRAPADEDIAPGISATVREAVGRAVAALHTMVPVLLADPAATPPLSRPDESAPLSSAGLPGMVSGGAEDR, encoded by the coding sequence ATGAGCGCGCGGCTGCTCGTGGCGGGGGTCGGCAACATCTTCCTCGCCGACGACGCCTTCGGCCCCGAGGTGATCCGCGCCCTGGACCAGGACCCGCTGCCGCCGGAGGTACGGGTGCGAGACTTCGGCATCCGCGGCATGGACCTGGCGTACGAACTGCTCGACGGCTACGACACGGCCGTCCTGGTCGACGCGTCCGTGCGGGGGCACGAGCCGGGCACACTGTCGCTGATCGAGCCGGACCTGCCCGACGGCTCCACGGCCGGCGCCCCGCCCGAGGCGCACGGCATGGACCCGGCGAAGGTCCTCGCCCTGGCCGCCCACCTGGGCGACGAGCCCCTCCCCCGCGTCCTGGTCCTGGCCTGTGAGCCCGAGCTGCGGGCACCCGCCGACGAGGACATCGCGCCGGGCATCAGCGCGACGGTGCGGGAGGCGGTCGGTCGGGCGGTCGCGGCGCTGCACACCATGGTGCCGGTGCTGCTCGCCGACCCGGCCGCCACGCCCCCGTTGAGCCGCCCGGACGAATCCGCACCCCTGTCGTCGGCCGGGCTGCCGGGCATGGTGAGCGGCGGCGCGGAGGATCGGTAG
- a CDS encoding enoyl-CoA hydratase-related protein has translation MDILLVASAFNSLTQRVFAELSDEGHHVDVVLASHGPDAVRAAVREGCPELIVAPMLKSALPEDVWREHTCLIVHPGPPGDRGPSSLDWAIAEEASEWGVTVLQAEAAMDAGDVWADGTFPVPPTGKSDMYRNEVADAATAAVLLAVRRYAEGSYKPRPQSEPGAHVLWRDYFRQDQRRIDWENDSTATVLRKLRGADSQPGVRDEICGQEVFLHGGHPEDRLRGEPGELLATRAGAVCRATRDGAVWIPELRPRKSSGDPAPFRRPAASVLAGFPAPPGSGPGMPGSYDRPYWLPEIAAPLELPPERTTWTDIRYRQRGQVGFLAFSFPGGAMSTTHCRRLLAAWRYALTRPTSVLVLGGARDFFSNGIHLNVIEAAGDPAGESWSNLNAMNDLVEAVLRTTDRLVVSALGGNAAAGGVMLALAADEVWCRTGSVLNPHYRNMGLYGSEYWTYSLPRRVGAETAERLTTEALPVSSATAERLGLVDRLLPVAAREFAPEVERLAADLAADPDLPRRITAKPTTRHADELTRPLAEYRRAELAQMRAVFFDPEAPYHALRSAFVRKLPNGSARPLATGDVR, from the coding sequence ATGGACATCTTGCTCGTCGCCAGCGCGTTCAACAGCCTGACCCAGCGTGTGTTCGCCGAACTGTCGGACGAGGGGCACCACGTGGACGTCGTGCTCGCCTCGCACGGCCCCGACGCGGTCCGGGCCGCCGTACGCGAGGGGTGCCCGGAGCTGATCGTCGCCCCGATGCTGAAGTCGGCCCTGCCGGAGGACGTGTGGCGGGAGCACACCTGCCTGATCGTGCATCCGGGGCCGCCCGGCGACCGGGGCCCGTCGTCGCTGGACTGGGCGATCGCCGAGGAGGCGTCCGAGTGGGGCGTGACGGTGCTCCAGGCCGAGGCGGCCATGGACGCGGGGGACGTGTGGGCGGACGGCACCTTCCCGGTGCCGCCGACGGGCAAGAGCGACATGTACCGCAACGAGGTGGCGGACGCCGCCACGGCCGCCGTGCTGCTGGCCGTGCGGCGCTACGCCGAGGGATCGTACAAGCCGCGCCCGCAGAGCGAACCCGGGGCCCACGTTCTGTGGCGGGACTACTTCCGCCAGGACCAGCGCCGGATCGACTGGGAGAACGACAGCACGGCGACAGTGCTGCGCAAGCTGCGCGGAGCCGACTCGCAGCCCGGCGTCCGGGACGAGATCTGCGGCCAGGAGGTGTTCCTGCACGGCGGGCACCCCGAGGACCGGCTGCGCGGGGAGCCCGGGGAATTGCTCGCGACCCGGGCCGGCGCGGTCTGCCGGGCCACCCGGGACGGCGCGGTGTGGATCCCGGAGCTGCGTCCACGCAAGAGCTCCGGTGACCCCGCGCCGTTCCGCCGCCCGGCGGCCTCGGTGCTCGCCGGGTTCCCGGCCCCGCCCGGCAGCGGCCCGGGCATGCCGGGTTCGTACGACCGCCCGTACTGGCTGCCCGAGATCGCCGCCCCGCTCGAACTGCCCCCGGAGCGCACCACCTGGACCGACATCCGCTACCGGCAGCGCGGGCAGGTCGGCTTCCTCGCCTTCTCGTTCCCCGGCGGGGCCATGAGCACCACCCACTGCCGCAGGCTGCTCGCCGCCTGGCGGTACGCCCTCACCCGCCCCACCTCGGTCCTGGTGCTCGGCGGCGCCCGCGACTTCTTCTCCAACGGCATCCACCTCAACGTCATCGAGGCGGCGGGCGACCCGGCGGGCGAGTCCTGGTCCAACCTGAACGCCATGAACGACCTGGTCGAGGCGGTGCTGCGCACCACCGACCGGCTGGTGGTGTCGGCCCTCGGCGGCAACGCGGCGGCGGGCGGCGTCATGCTCGCCCTGGCCGCCGACGAGGTCTGGTGCCGCACGGGCAGCGTCCTCAATCCGCACTACCGGAACATGGGCCTGTACGGATCGGAGTACTGGACGTACTCGCTGCCCCGCCGGGTGGGTGCCGAGACGGCCGAGCGGCTGACGACCGAGGCGTTGCCGGTGAGCTCCGCGACGGCCGAGCGCCTCGGGCTGGTGGACCGCCTGCTGCCCGTCGCGGCCCGGGAGTTCGCCCCCGAGGTCGAGCGCCTGGCCGCCGACCTGGCCGCGGACCCGGACCTTCCGCGCCGGATCACCGCCAAGCCCACGACCCGTCACGCGGACGAGCTGACGCGGCCCCTCGCCGAGTACCGGCGGGCCGAACTCGCCCAGATGCGGGCCGTCTTCTTCGACCCCGAGGCGCCCTATCACGCGCTGCGGTCCGCCTTCGTCCGCAAGCTCCCGAACGGCTCCGCCCGGCCGCTGGCCACCGGGGACGTGCGATGA